CGACCAATAGGTCATAAGCCATCATTAATGAAGTGTTCCCGACCTGCACTGTTTTTTCGACAACACGGGGAACCAGACCACATGTCTGTGCCTTGTATGGGTCGACGTAAGTACCAGATGCGCCAGCCAAATACATGGTCTTAACATCCGCATCCCTGATCCCTACCTCCTCAATCAAAGTCTTATGTCCTGCTCGAATCGCTCCCATCGCTTTTCCAGCCTCATGAAGGTCCTTCTCGTTGAATGTTATCCCATCCTGGAAATGAAGAATCCTATCCTTCGTTGCAATTCCAGGCAATTTGATCAAACCAGTTTCGAGACCAAGAGCCACAGCTGCGACGACGCCTGTTCCCGTAATTCCTCTTGCTTTTATATTGTCGAGTTTCTTAAAATCTCCAGTTGAAGGGTTAATCAATGACGCTCTTCGTGGGCCCAGACGCTCGTCGAGAACAAAATTAGCCCAGTACCCATCACTCTCTACACTGAGATCAGATATAGCATATGGCGCTGCAAGCATTCCATGTGAGATATGCTGCCCCTCCATAGCGGGACCTGCGGCGGCACTCCCGCTGTATAATTCACCATCATGGTATAGCCCCATCTCAGCGTTCGTACCATAGTCTGTGACCATACATGTCTCTTTCTTTTCCAGCATCTTTGACTTAATGATCATTGCAAGGGCATCCGCGCCAACCTCGTGCCTGATCGCTGGCGGGATAGCGACCTCCGTCTCAGGCCCTACAGCCGTCAGTCCAATCGCCCCAGCTGTTGTCGTATGTCCCCTTCTATTGGGTCTTGTTATATTGAAACGCCTGAGAATCGATTCACCAGCGTATGCGAGGTCCCGAATCTCAATGCCTTCAAACATTGAGAGCTGGGCTGGATTTCCGCAAACAGCAATCCTTACAATCTCTTTGCAATCAACGCCATGAA
This genomic stretch from Methanomassiliicoccales archaeon harbors:
- a CDS encoding methylamine methyltransferase corrinoid protein reductive activase, which produces MAYGIALDLGTSGYRTHLVDLSNKGKIISTAITMRHPLPGANIMDHLHFWIENGAEVGHKIILETVDKLIALHGVDCKEIVRIAVCGNPAQLSMFEGIEIRDLAYAGESILRRFNITRPNRRGHTTTAGAIGLTAVGPETEVAIPPAIRHEVGADALAMIIKSKMLEKKETCMVTDYGTNAEMGLYHDGELYSGSAAAGPAMEGQHISHGMLAAPYAISDLSVESDGYWANFVLDERLGPRRASLINPSTGDFKKLDNIKARGITGTGVVAAVALGLETGLIKLPGIATKDRILHFQDGITFNEKDLHEAGKAMGAIRAGHKTLIEEVGIRDADVKTMYLAGASGTYVDPYKAQTCGLVPRVVEKTVQVGNTSLMMAYDLLVDPSVMDMMQSVADSIASKHIMFATSKIFEDIYINEVAYWLEGMPMEYYNKMLRLSGLSPLPDIVRPKETLRIVDRDIPEVGSKGLKTLEHVGVFLIGSFEGCAGCKRCEMECPEQALKVEKIDRKEYRIRIATEYCLGTACKNCEQVCPNSVLKFNELKIVKREELNSKCA